One stretch of Euphorbia lathyris chromosome 7, ddEupLath1.1, whole genome shotgun sequence DNA includes these proteins:
- the LOC136236064 gene encoding LOW QUALITY PROTEIN: glycolipid transfer protein 3 (The sequence of the model RefSeq protein was modified relative to this genomic sequence to represent the inferred CDS: deleted 2 bases in 1 codon) — translation MKRTREMDRSSEIKSAIEEVPLMIQLKKNGADEAHYIPTRQFLYICNLVIQVLDKIGPTMAVLRQDINQNVERLHKQCDSDPVVYSNIVEIVKKEADQGIERKGNSSSKAIFVWLTRSLDFTVALLKRLVKDPDQEMEQIVEDSYNISLKSWHGWISSAAFRVGLKLIPDRKTFITLLKPKDEENDKLIADMGTLVDLLLPLLQEIHSILIFGPPTLNARNLY, via the exons ATGAAGAGAACAAGGGAAATGGATAGAAGTTCAGAGATAAAATCAGCAATTGAAGAAGTGCCTTTGATGATCCAACTGAAAAAGAATGGTGCTGATGAAGCTCATTATATACCCACAAGGCAATTTTTATATATCTGCAATTTGGTCATTCAAGTTCTTG ATAAGATTGGCCCAACCATGGCTGTTTTAAGACAAGACATCAACCAGAATGTAGAG AGGTTACATAAGCAATGTGATAGTGATCCTGTAGTGTATTCAAACATTGTTGAGATAGTGAAGAAAGAGGCGGATCAAGGAATTGAAAGAAAGGGTAACAGCTCTAGTAAAGCCATT TTTGTTTGGCTCACCAG GTCATTGGACTTCACAGTTGCTTTATTAAAAAGATTAGTGAAAGATCCTGATCAGGAAATGGAGCAAATTGTGGAAGATTCTTATAATATTAGTTTGAAGTCATGGCATGGATGGATTTCTTCCGCTGCTTTTAGA GTGGGTCTGAAATTAATTCCTGATAGAAAAACCTTCATTACTCTCCTTAAGCCTAAAGATGAAGAGAATGACAAACTTATTGCGGACATGGGAACTCTGGTTGATCTTTTGCTGCCTCTTTTACAAGAGATTCACTCTATTCTG ATATTTGGTCCTCCAACTCTCAATGCAAGAAATTTGTATTGA